A section of the Pseudomonas prosekii genome encodes:
- the ureA gene encoding urease subunit gamma encodes MDLTPREKDKLLIFTAGLVAERRLARGVKLNYPEAMAYISAALLEGARDGRTVAELMHFGTTLLSREQVMEGIPEMIPEIQVEATFPDGTKLVTVHQPIA; translated from the coding sequence ATGGACCTGACCCCACGCGAAAAAGACAAGCTGTTGATTTTCACCGCCGGCCTCGTGGCCGAGCGGCGTTTGGCGCGCGGCGTGAAACTCAATTACCCGGAGGCCATGGCCTACATCTCCGCCGCGCTGCTCGAAGGCGCGCGGGACGGCCGTACTGTCGCCGAGTTGATGCACTTCGGCACCACGTTGCTGAGTCGCGAACAAGTGATGGAAGGCATCCCGGAAATGATCCCGGAGATCCAGGTCGAAGCGACGTTCCCCGACGGCACCAAACTGGTCACCGTCCACCAACCGATCGCTTGA
- a CDS encoding GNAT family N-acetyltransferase produces the protein MTYHIRDALHADLPAIRDIYNDAVLNTTAIWNEQAVDLGNRQAWFSARQAQGYPILVIVDADNSVLGYASFGDWRPFDGFRHTVEHSVYVRSDQRGNGIGPQLMSELIERARGCAKHVMVAAIESGNAASIRLHQRAGFVITGQMPQVGTKFGRWLDLTFMQLPLNPGAEPPLANKE, from the coding sequence ATGACTTATCACATTCGTGATGCGCTGCACGCCGACCTGCCGGCGATCCGCGACATCTACAACGACGCGGTGCTCAACACCACGGCGATCTGGAACGAACAGGCCGTCGACCTCGGCAACCGCCAGGCGTGGTTCAGCGCCCGGCAAGCCCAGGGTTACCCGATTCTGGTGATCGTCGACGCTGACAACAGCGTGCTCGGCTACGCTTCGTTCGGTGACTGGCGGCCCTTCGACGGCTTTCGCCACACCGTCGAGCATTCCGTCTACGTGCGCAGCGATCAACGCGGCAACGGCATCGGCCCGCAACTGATGAGCGAACTGATCGAACGCGCCAGAGGCTGCGCCAAACACGTGATGGTCGCCGCCATCGAAAGCGGCAACGCCGCCTCTATTCGCCTGCACCAGCGCGCCGGTTTTGTCATCACCGGGCAGATGCCCCAGGTGGGCACCAAGTTCGGTCGCTGGCTCGACCTGACCTTCATGCAACTGCCCCTCAATCCTGGCGCGGAGCCGCCGCTCGCCAACAAGGAGTGA
- a CDS encoding GNAT family N-acetyltransferase: protein MNAAQLRRVNVESFAHYRQGLIDLLLDAVGYGASVGFMADLDATQARAYFDEVEGNLNQGNVLLWVVVKDEQVQASVQLTLCQKANGLNRAEVQKLLVREQARRRGLGQQLMSALELGARQHKRGMLYLDTEAGSPAEDFYKALGYTRAGQIPDYACDPAGNYRPTALYYKVLQGVNG, encoded by the coding sequence ATGAACGCTGCCCAATTGCGTCGCGTCAATGTTGAAAGCTTTGCGCACTATCGCCAGGGTTTGATCGATTTGCTCCTGGACGCCGTGGGTTATGGCGCCAGCGTCGGCTTCATGGCCGACCTCGATGCGACGCAGGCGCGGGCCTATTTCGATGAGGTCGAAGGCAACCTGAACCAGGGCAATGTGCTGCTGTGGGTGGTGGTCAAGGACGAGCAGGTGCAGGCCAGCGTGCAGCTGACCTTGTGCCAGAAAGCCAATGGCCTGAACCGCGCCGAAGTGCAGAAACTGCTGGTGCGCGAGCAGGCGCGGCGGCGCGGTCTGGGCCAGCAATTGATGAGCGCGCTGGAGCTCGGCGCGCGCCAGCACAAGCGCGGCATGCTGTACCTAGACACCGAGGCCGGCTCCCCCGCCGAAGATTTCTACAAGGCGCTGGGTTACACCCGCGCCGGGCAGATCCCCGATTACGCGTGCGACCCGGCCGGCAACTATCGGCCGACCGCTCTCTATTACAAAGTTCTGCAAGGAGTGAATGGATGA
- a CDS encoding urease subunit beta, whose product MIPGEYQIQPGDIELNVGRRTISLKVANSGDRPIQVGSHYHFFETNDALTFDRAASRGMRLNIPAGTAVRFEPGQSREVELVDLAGHRRVFGFAGRIMGDLD is encoded by the coding sequence ATGATTCCCGGTGAATACCAGATCCAGCCCGGCGACATCGAACTCAATGTCGGCCGCCGCACCATCAGCCTGAAAGTCGCCAACAGCGGCGACCGGCCGATTCAGGTCGGCTCGCACTATCACTTTTTCGAAACCAACGACGCGCTGACCTTCGACCGCGCCGCCAGCCGCGGCATGCGCCTGAACATCCCGGCCGGCACGGCGGTGCGGTTTGAGCCGGGGCAGAGCCGCGAAGTCGAATTGGTTGATTTGGCCGGGCATCGCCGCGTGTTCGGCTTTGCCGGCAGGATCATGGGTGACCTCGACTGA
- the ureC gene encoding urease subunit alpha, translating to MKISRQAYADMFGPTVGDKVRLADTELWIEVEKDFTTYGEEVKFGGGKVIRDGQGQSQLLARDVVDTVITNALIIDHWGIVKADVGLKDGRIAGIGKAGNPDVQPDVTIAIGASTEVIAGEGMILTAGGIDTHIHFICPQQIEEALMSGVTTMIGGGTGPATGTNATTCTSGPWHLARMLQAADAFPMNIGLTGKGNASLPEPLIEQVKAGAIGLKLHEDWGTTPASIDNCLSVADEYDVQVAIHTDTLNESGFVETTLAAFKGRTIHTYHTEGAGGGHAPDIIKACGFPNVLPSSTNPTRPFTRNTIDEHLDMLMVCHHLDPSIAEDVAFAESRIRRETIAAEDILHDLGAFSMISSDSQAMGRVGEVITRTWQTADKMKKQRGALPQDGEGNDNFRAKRYIAKYTINPAITHGISHEVGSIEVGKWADLVLWRPAFFGVKPTLILKGGAIAASLMGDANASIPTPQPVHYRPMFASYGGSLHATSLTFISQAAQDAGLPEALGLKKKIAVVKGCRDVQKTDLIHNDYLPNIDVDPQTYQVKADGVLLWCEPAETLPMAQRYFLF from the coding sequence ATGAAGATATCCCGTCAAGCCTACGCCGACATGTTCGGCCCCACTGTCGGTGACAAGGTCCGTCTGGCCGATACCGAGCTGTGGATCGAGGTCGAAAAAGACTTCACCACCTATGGCGAAGAAGTGAAATTCGGCGGCGGCAAAGTCATCCGCGATGGCCAGGGCCAGAGCCAATTGCTCGCACGCGACGTGGTCGACACCGTCATCACCAACGCGCTGATCATCGACCACTGGGGCATCGTCAAAGCCGATGTCGGCCTCAAGGACGGACGCATCGCCGGCATCGGCAAGGCCGGCAACCCGGACGTGCAACCAGACGTGACCATCGCCATCGGCGCGAGCACCGAAGTCATCGCCGGTGAAGGCATGATCCTCACCGCCGGCGGCATCGACACGCACATTCACTTCATCTGCCCGCAGCAAATCGAAGAAGCGCTGATGAGCGGCGTCACCACCATGATCGGCGGCGGCACCGGCCCGGCCACCGGCACCAACGCCACGACCTGCACCTCCGGGCCGTGGCATCTGGCGCGGATGCTCCAGGCTGCCGACGCGTTCCCGATGAACATCGGCCTCACCGGCAAGGGCAACGCCAGCCTGCCCGAACCGTTGATCGAACAGGTCAAGGCCGGCGCCATCGGTCTGAAACTCCACGAAGACTGGGGCACCACCCCGGCGAGCATCGACAACTGCCTGAGCGTTGCGGACGAGTACGACGTGCAAGTGGCAATTCACACCGACACGCTCAACGAATCCGGTTTCGTCGAAACCACCCTCGCCGCGTTCAAGGGCCGCACCATCCACACCTATCACACCGAAGGTGCCGGTGGCGGGCACGCGCCGGACATCATCAAGGCCTGCGGTTTCCCCAACGTGCTGCCGAGTTCGACCAACCCGACGCGGCCGTTTACCCGCAACACCATCGACGAGCACCTCGACATGTTGATGGTCTGCCATCACCTCGACCCGAGCATCGCCGAAGACGTCGCGTTCGCCGAAAGCCGCATCCGCCGCGAGACGATTGCCGCCGAGGACATCCTCCACGACCTCGGCGCGTTCTCGATGATCAGCTCTGACAGCCAAGCCATGGGCCGCGTCGGTGAAGTGATCACGCGCACCTGGCAGACCGCCGACAAAATGAAAAAACAGCGCGGCGCGTTGCCTCAGGATGGCGAAGGCAACGACAACTTCCGCGCCAAACGCTATATCGCCAAATACACGATCAACCCGGCGATCACCCACGGCATCAGCCACGAAGTAGGCTCAATCGAAGTCGGAAAATGGGCCGATCTGGTGCTGTGGCGCCCGGCGTTTTTCGGAGTCAAACCGACGCTGATTCTCAAGGGCGGCGCGATTGCCGCGAGCCTGATGGGCGATGCCAACGCTTCGATTCCGACGCCGCAACCGGTGCATTACCGCCCGATGTTCGCCAGTTATGGCGGCTCGCTGCACGCCACCAGCCTGACGTTTATCAGCCAGGCTGCGCAGGACGCCGGGTTGCCCGAAGCGTTGGGGCTGAAGAAGAAAATCGCTGTGGTGAAGGGCTGCCGCGACGTGCAGAAGACCGACCTGATCCACAACGATTACCTGCCAAACATCGACGTCGATCCGCAGACTTATCAGGTCAAGGCTGACGGCGTGTTGCTGTGGTGCGAACCGGCCGAAACCCTGCCGATGGCGCAGCGTTACTTCCTGTTCTGA
- a CDS encoding NEL-type E3 ubiquitin ligase domain-containing protein, giving the protein MTDAQQETAHETAYLSEINDTDIHVDLIRQKSLVVATSVPRESILAAQTLINTFPEWYLKARKLDRDHWRDLFGLRWLFQGYVDELTADLQGIKAFAEPLLLKALKDQLNVELDVRVAELRLYVPSKIIFGISRGADHLRKMTLLDAALHNFEAAEAQADAFSEGSGVFTADEQGAPQRHSMTVAQFVTLARTLDLGAKYQAHIKGVLQPVAATQRVKLQQETVARDKQVFKLAALTAVLKGEITNHGYGALLKVADGEAHRTFYDLPLHNHRLSLMGFRLHGITLFSAVGEPGWAKKAVDSLTSTALRTVLDWAQIVPFLPHQDFERLKLLKAFFANGPKGLSEAMARDQDNYRQSRLIGHVIVYIPDDPEHPLREYDSFSDFMKTLIGQLRTSGYQEFFSRFVAQQDQGAFFRRVNERLKTFTWKQREPLDMGPWWRETAIERPDPEPITNVITDDLWSTLYHERRDKAIADARRIAVPTGDEDAQSRWKRLSGYLDIAWNLFNFTAMLVPGLGEAMLAIMVAQLAEDFAEGIEDWSKGDRDEASAHICSVLINGAQLAMMGAGHVLPGGIPVAVTPSPVVDSLKAVQLPDGTPSLWKPDLAPYERALPLPENSQPDAQGLHDHDGTSVLALENKRYAVKKDPATARPRIQHPVRENAYQPTLAQNDLGGWITELEEPLAWDEDKVWSRLGHSLENLAPERQAQVRTVSGVDHNQLRRMHAEHERAPGILADTIKRFQVYAEVEGLSQQILHNTVTQSLEGFLPTFLCELPFWPESRAIELFETDAASGVYSGASIKYGNANATGTQVIKVSRAQLRGGKLAERVLAALSEDEIHALIGQRVSSMRGERLQALSDRLAMRAGGEIERVFESMYQRGELIEDPRQLLLQRDFAQLPYSVARQLIEQASREELRFIEQKSRLPLRLRTQAREALREVRIARSYEGLYLDAVAGADTERLALHSIAALPGWADNVRIEVRELGFEGTLRDSVGPQSAAIRKVLVVNENGLFEARDDLDLHLHGADDLYAALLHALPDKERTALGFDIFQGAQLKRKVQQQPLARGTFSTVLQDAPINQPAYDPQTMKLPGGMPRDFQRIIPGEANARTRLNSLYPGFVSDDIDRVLDNLYRRNIPLDAYVRSIEHEFSNLCETLQRWRDSPTDAIRFSPAGVAQWHARNELCTLLRRCWQRTGPKGVRAPGLAHPQSLVLDGMPLDRHLVNFPQLQADFDHVTSLSLRNTGVSSGQLRFVQNFRRLRVLDMTDNLLTELPPFIGDMRYLTDLALNGNRIVLTPEAVARLRSLDRVHAMAFSGNPIGLVPDITLMRDLHVLVLEDTGIDTWPTGIFSQQRPRNIYLDMRNNPITQVPQVAPGSFRAELLGRTHLSLSEPPMSAEAIRQVRLYTESVGLDPERAYPPLGTVDSVQWTQGMTTAQWRSQQVIWDELEDEFGSEAFFSLLKDLTETADFKSGGVYRGDLSDKVWRMLKAMHENGELRESLFAEATVPTNCRDGAIQAFNELGMRVLVDEAKSLGNPGLVEGELVELAKGQSRIEQVNAIARRHVAERLAAKEQLRRVDAEGNVVGTIDVVEVHLSFLIGLADRLDLPWQARSMLFRNMAGVTQKMIDDAYDTVIALEQAPLLRESIIAVPFWKDYVEASNRRAFRALRKRYDDVTALKIALDERASGQALTPAAKAKLKEELRILAFELGKPDSAIAPGVVMSDAACNAELADIEAQINQLRQTLTQQAMDRAKVQRVEIPFKVETTTD; this is encoded by the coding sequence ATGACTGACGCACAGCAAGAAACTGCACATGAAACGGCTTACCTTTCTGAAATAAATGACACTGACATTCATGTCGATTTGATCAGGCAAAAATCCCTCGTCGTTGCCACCAGTGTTCCCCGCGAGAGCATTCTCGCCGCGCAAACGCTGATCAATACGTTCCCCGAGTGGTACCTCAAGGCGCGGAAGCTCGATCGCGACCATTGGCGCGACTTGTTTGGCCTGCGGTGGCTGTTTCAAGGCTACGTCGATGAGCTGACCGCAGATTTGCAAGGCATAAAGGCGTTTGCCGAGCCGCTGCTGCTCAAGGCATTAAAAGACCAATTGAACGTCGAACTCGACGTTCGGGTCGCCGAATTACGCCTCTACGTGCCCAGCAAAATCATCTTCGGCATCAGTCGCGGCGCCGATCATTTGCGCAAAATGACCCTGCTCGACGCGGCGCTGCATAACTTCGAAGCGGCGGAAGCGCAGGCCGATGCATTCAGCGAAGGCTCCGGGGTTTTCACTGCCGATGAGCAGGGCGCGCCGCAACGGCATTCGATGACGGTTGCGCAATTTGTGACATTGGCTCGGACCCTCGACCTTGGCGCGAAATACCAGGCGCACATTAAAGGTGTGTTGCAGCCGGTGGCGGCCACTCAACGAGTGAAACTGCAGCAGGAGACTGTTGCGCGGGACAAGCAAGTGTTCAAACTCGCAGCGTTGACCGCTGTGCTCAAAGGTGAAATCACCAATCACGGTTATGGTGCGCTGCTGAAAGTGGCCGACGGCGAGGCGCACAGGACGTTTTACGATTTGCCGCTGCACAACCATCGCTTGTCGCTGATGGGCTTTCGACTCCATGGCATTACCTTGTTCAGCGCCGTGGGCGAGCCGGGCTGGGCGAAAAAAGCCGTCGACAGCCTGACCTCGACAGCTCTGCGAACCGTACTCGACTGGGCGCAGATCGTGCCGTTCTTGCCGCACCAGGATTTCGAGCGCCTGAAGCTGCTCAAGGCGTTTTTTGCCAATGGCCCCAAGGGCCTCTCCGAAGCGATGGCGCGCGATCAGGACAATTACCGGCAGAGTCGCTTGATCGGTCACGTGATCGTTTACATCCCGGATGATCCGGAACATCCGCTCAGAGAATACGACTCCTTCAGCGATTTCATGAAGACCCTGATCGGCCAACTGCGCACAAGCGGCTATCAGGAATTTTTCAGTCGTTTTGTCGCCCAGCAAGACCAAGGGGCTTTTTTCCGCCGGGTCAATGAGCGGCTCAAGACGTTTACCTGGAAGCAGCGCGAGCCGCTGGACATGGGGCCGTGGTGGCGCGAGACCGCGATCGAGCGCCCCGATCCGGAGCCGATTACCAACGTCATCACCGACGATCTCTGGAGCACGCTGTACCACGAGCGACGGGACAAGGCGATTGCCGATGCGCGGCGGATCGCCGTACCCACCGGGGATGAAGATGCACAGAGCCGCTGGAAACGTCTCAGCGGTTACCTGGATATCGCGTGGAACCTGTTCAACTTCACCGCCATGCTGGTGCCGGGGCTCGGTGAGGCGATGTTGGCGATCATGGTTGCGCAATTGGCCGAGGACTTCGCCGAAGGCATTGAAGACTGGAGCAAGGGTGATCGCGACGAGGCCTCGGCGCACATTTGCTCGGTACTGATCAACGGCGCGCAACTGGCGATGATGGGCGCTGGCCATGTCCTGCCCGGCGGCATCCCGGTAGCAGTCACGCCTTCGCCGGTTGTCGACAGCCTGAAAGCCGTGCAGTTGCCCGATGGCACGCCGAGTTTGTGGAAACCTGACCTCGCGCCCTATGAGCGGGCGTTGCCGTTGCCGGAGAACTCGCAGCCCGATGCGCAGGGTTTGCATGACCACGACGGCACGTCGGTGCTGGCGCTGGAGAACAAACGGTATGCGGTAAAAAAAGACCCGGCCACTGCTCGGCCGCGGATCCAACACCCGGTGCGCGAAAATGCCTATCAGCCAACCCTCGCGCAGAACGACTTGGGCGGCTGGATTACCGAACTGGAAGAGCCGCTGGCCTGGGATGAAGACAAAGTCTGGAGTCGCCTGGGCCACTCGCTCGAAAACCTTGCGCCGGAGCGCCAGGCGCAAGTTCGCACGGTCAGCGGGGTGGATCATAACCAGTTGCGCCGGATGCATGCCGAGCATGAGCGCGCTCCCGGAATACTGGCTGACACGATCAAGCGCTTTCAGGTGTATGCCGAGGTCGAGGGCTTGAGCCAGCAGATTCTGCACAACACGGTTACCCAATCACTGGAAGGGTTTCTGCCGACGTTCCTCTGCGAATTACCGTTCTGGCCCGAATCCAGAGCCATTGAATTGTTCGAAACCGACGCCGCTTCCGGCGTCTATTCCGGTGCATCGATCAAGTACGGCAACGCCAACGCAACCGGGACGCAGGTAATCAAGGTCAGCCGGGCGCAACTGCGTGGCGGCAAACTGGCTGAGCGGGTGCTCGCCGCCCTGAGTGAGGACGAGATTCACGCGCTGATCGGGCAACGTGTGTCCAGCATGCGAGGCGAGCGACTGCAGGCGCTGAGCGATCGCCTGGCGATGCGCGCCGGGGGCGAAATCGAGCGTGTGTTCGAGTCGATGTACCAGCGCGGCGAACTCATCGAAGACCCGCGGCAATTGTTGCTGCAACGTGACTTTGCACAATTGCCGTACTCAGTTGCGCGGCAACTGATCGAGCAAGCTTCCCGAGAGGAGCTGCGCTTCATCGAGCAGAAATCCCGCCTGCCCTTGCGGCTGCGCACGCAGGCACGTGAAGCGTTGCGCGAAGTGCGTATCGCCCGCAGCTACGAGGGTTTGTACCTGGACGCAGTGGCTGGTGCCGACACCGAGCGCCTGGCGTTACACAGCATCGCGGCGTTGCCCGGTTGGGCCGACAACGTGCGCATCGAAGTGCGCGAGCTGGGGTTTGAAGGCACGTTGCGCGACAGCGTCGGCCCGCAGTCGGCAGCCATTCGCAAAGTGCTGGTGGTCAACGAAAACGGACTGTTCGAGGCGCGCGACGATCTCGACCTGCATCTGCACGGCGCCGACGATTTGTACGCTGCGCTGCTGCATGCCTTGCCCGACAAGGAGCGCACCGCGCTGGGTTTCGACATTTTTCAAGGCGCGCAACTCAAGCGCAAAGTGCAACAACAACCTTTGGCCCGGGGGACGTTTTCGACGGTGTTGCAGGACGCGCCGATCAACCAACCGGCTTACGACCCGCAGACCATGAAATTGCCCGGCGGCATGCCGCGTGATTTCCAGCGGATCATTCCCGGCGAAGCCAACGCGCGCACTCGCCTGAACAGTCTCTATCCAGGCTTCGTCAGCGATGATATCGACCGGGTGCTGGATAATCTGTATCGACGAAATATCCCGTTGGACGCCTACGTGCGAAGCATTGAGCACGAGTTCAGCAACCTGTGCGAAACCCTGCAGCGTTGGCGCGATAGCCCGACTGACGCGATTCGCTTCAGTCCCGCCGGCGTCGCGCAATGGCATGCGCGAAACGAGCTGTGTACTTTGCTCAGGCGATGCTGGCAGCGTACCGGGCCAAAAGGCGTCAGGGCTCCTGGCCTTGCGCATCCGCAATCACTGGTGCTGGACGGCATGCCGCTGGATCGCCACTTGGTAAATTTCCCGCAGTTGCAGGCCGATTTTGACCATGTCACCAGCCTGAGCCTGCGCAATACCGGAGTGAGTAGCGGCCAGCTGCGCTTTGTGCAGAACTTCCGGCGTTTACGCGTCCTTGATATGACCGACAACTTGCTGACCGAGCTGCCACCCTTTATCGGCGACATGCGCTACCTCACCGACCTGGCGCTCAACGGCAACCGGATCGTGCTGACGCCCGAGGCCGTGGCGCGCCTGCGGTCGCTCGATCGCGTGCACGCAATGGCATTTTCCGGCAATCCCATCGGCCTGGTGCCGGACATTACGTTGATGCGCGATCTGCATGTATTGGTGCTGGAAGACACCGGCATCGACACGTGGCCGACGGGGATTTTCAGCCAGCAGCGCCCGCGCAACATCTATCTCGACATGCGCAACAACCCGATCACGCAGGTGCCGCAGGTAGCGCCGGGTTCGTTCCGCGCGGAGTTGCTGGGGCGCACGCACCTTTCGCTGAGCGAGCCGCCAATGAGCGCGGAGGCGATCCGCCAGGTCAGGCTTTACACCGAATCAGTGGGTCTGGACCCAGAGCGCGCGTACCCGCCGCTGGGCACGGTAGACAGCGTCCAATGGACGCAAGGCATGACCACGGCGCAGTGGCGTTCACAGCAAGTGATCTGGGATGAGCTGGAAGACGAATTCGGCTCGGAGGCGTTCTTTTCCTTGCTCAAGGATTTGACTGAAACCGCTGACTTCAAGAGCGGCGGCGTGTACCGCGGCGACCTCAGCGACAAGGTCTGGCGCATGCTCAAAGCCATGCACGAGAACGGCGAGTTGCGCGAGTCGCTGTTTGCCGAGGCGACGGTGCCGACCAATTGCCGGGATGGCGCCATCCAGGCATTCAACGAGTTGGGCATGCGCGTCTTGGTGGATGAAGCGAAATCCCTGGGTAATCCGGGTCTGGTCGAGGGCGAACTGGTTGAACTCGCCAAAGGGCAGTCACGCATCGAGCAGGTCAATGCCATCGCTCGACGACACGTTGCCGAGCGCTTGGCCGCCAAGGAGCAACTGCGTCGAGTTGACGCTGAAGGTAACGTCGTCGGGACGATTGACGTGGTGGAAGTGCACTTGAGTTTTCTGATCGGGCTGGCCGACCGTCTCGACTTGCCGTGGCAGGCGCGGTCGATGCTGTTCCGCAACATGGCCGGGGTCACACAGAAGATGATCGACGATGCCTACGACACTGTTATTGCCCTGGAACAAGCACCGCTGCTGCGCGAGTCGATCATTGCCGTGCCGTTCTGGAAAGACTACGTCGAAGCCTCCAACCGACGCGCGTTCCGTGCGTTGCGCAAACGCTACGATGACGTCACCGCGCTGAAAATTGCCTTGGATGAGCGGGCTTCAGGCCAGGCGTTGACGCCTGCAGCCAAAGCAAAACTCAAAGAAGAGCTGCGGATACTGGCCTTCGAACTGGGCAAACCCGACAGCGCCATCGCACCGGGCGTGGTCATGAGCGACGCGGCTTGCAACGCCGAGTTGGCAGACATCGAAGCGCAAATCAACCAGCTGCGTCAGACCTTGACCCAGCAAGCGATGGACCGCGCAAAAGTGCAGCGCGTCGAGATCCCCTTCAAGGTTGAAACCACCACCGACTAA
- a CDS encoding sensor histidine kinase, which produces MRLSEFIVVEVDRVVDEWEEFARELTPDDNLDRITLRDHARAILLAAARDMNTAQTAAEQAAKAKGDGPDKSPKLIEAAASHGELRHIVGFDLVQMTAEFRHLRACVIRLWVESLKTPDLAYFQDMIRFNEAIDEALAESTAAYAGQVNHSRDMFLAILGHDLRAPLQAVSMSTEMLLRKTDLDGAALTSVKHIKRGTLHMAAMVSDLLELVRSRLGKTLPIEPAPMDLADAAHEAIAQACAGNPECDPSITVKGDTRGSWDGGRINQLLQNLIGNALQHGSNKRDVTVELMGEGEDVRLTVHNFGVPIPPEAIATIFDPLVRSVDETLGQPSTSLGLGLFIVKEVVRAHGGTIEVSSNAQDGTLFTVVLPRGV; this is translated from the coding sequence ATGCGTTTAAGCGAATTCATCGTGGTAGAGGTTGATCGGGTCGTCGATGAATGGGAGGAGTTCGCCCGCGAGCTCACGCCTGACGACAATCTGGATCGCATCACTTTGCGCGATCACGCCCGTGCCATCCTGCTGGCTGCCGCACGGGACATGAACACCGCGCAGACTGCCGCAGAGCAGGCCGCGAAGGCCAAGGGCGATGGCCCTGACAAATCCCCGAAACTGATCGAGGCCGCTGCCAGCCATGGCGAATTGCGCCATATCGTCGGGTTTGACCTGGTGCAGATGACGGCCGAGTTTCGCCACTTGCGCGCCTGCGTCATTCGGCTGTGGGTCGAGAGCCTGAAGACGCCGGACCTGGCCTACTTCCAGGACATGATCCGTTTCAATGAAGCGATAGACGAGGCGCTGGCCGAATCGACCGCCGCTTATGCCGGGCAGGTCAACCATTCGCGCGATATGTTCCTGGCGATCCTCGGCCACGACCTGCGCGCGCCGTTGCAAGCGGTGAGCATGTCCACCGAAATGCTTCTGCGCAAAACCGATCTGGACGGCGCGGCGCTGACGAGTGTGAAGCACATCAAGCGCGGCACGCTGCACATGGCGGCGATGGTCAGCGATCTGCTTGAACTGGTGCGCAGTCGGCTGGGCAAGACGCTGCCAATCGAACCCGCGCCGATGGACCTTGCCGATGCGGCGCACGAGGCCATTGCCCAGGCCTGCGCCGGCAACCCGGAATGCGATCCGTCGATCACGGTTAAGGGTGATACGCGAGGGTCGTGGGATGGCGGGAGGATCAATCAACTGCTGCAGAATCTGATCGGTAATGCCTTGCAGCATGGCTCGAACAAGCGCGACGTTACCGTGGAACTGATGGGCGAAGGCGAGGACGTGCGCCTGACCGTGCATAACTTTGGCGTGCCGATCCCGCCAGAGGCGATTGCGACGATTTTCGACCCGCTGGTGCGCAGCGTTGACGAAACACTCGGGCAGCCGTCGACCAGCCTCGGTTTGGGGTTGTTTATCGTCAAGGAAGTAGTCCGCGCGCATGGCGGGACGATTGAAGTCAGTTCCAATGCGCAGGATGGGACGTTGTTTACCGTGGTGCTGCCGCGCGGGGTTTGA
- a CDS encoding chaperone modulator CbpM, with product MSSPLIVQLDMAEFCEATELSDVYVIEIVEHGILEPQGSAPKDWRFNDYELALAKRAAKLRHDLELEWEGVALALDLLEEVQQLRAENRMLKQRLGRLVVE from the coding sequence ATGAGCAGTCCCCTGATCGTTCAACTGGACATGGCAGAATTCTGTGAGGCGACCGAATTGTCGGACGTCTACGTGATCGAGATCGTCGAACACGGCATCCTCGAACCTCAGGGCTCCGCGCCCAAGGATTGGCGTTTCAACGATTACGAACTGGCCCTGGCCAAACGCGCGGCCAAGCTGCGGCATGATCTGGAGCTGGAGTGGGAAGGCGTCGCGCTGGCGCTGGACCTGCTGGAAGAAGTCCAGCAGCTGCGCGCGGAGAACCGCATGTTGAAACAGCGGTTGGGCCGGTTGGTGGTTGAGTAA